In Porites lutea chromosome 1, jaPorLute2.1, whole genome shotgun sequence, a single genomic region encodes these proteins:
- the LOC140942934 gene encoding transcription initiation factor TFIID subunit 10-like, whose translation MLKRAVTKMADGSGSQTNASVATSAQSKVSAASSQPQAAQSTVSNTNTAASSNVDTKVRHAGASLGEFLTQLEDYTPTIPDTVTAFYLNRSGFDTTDPRVVRMISLAAQKFVSDIANDALQHCKMRGSGQSSRKSGKDKRYTLTMEDLTPALSEYGITVRKPPYFI comes from the exons ATGCTTAAAAGGGCAGTAACAAAGATGGCGGACGGTTCAGGATCACAAACAAATGCTTCAGTCGCGACCTCTGCTCAAAGCAAAGTGAGTGCAGCCAGTAGCCAGCCACAAGCGGCTCAATCTACGGTTTCTAACACAAATACAGCAGCGTCATCTAATGTAGACACAAAGGTCAGGCACGCTGGAGCATCTCTGGGGGAATTTTTAACACAACTGGAAGACTACACGCCGACG ATACCAGATACGGTTACAGCATTTTATTTAAACCGGTCAGGATTTGACACAACAGATCCAAGAGT AGTGAGAATGATTTCCCTTGCTGCTCAAAAGTTTGTATCAGACATTGCAAATGATGCCCTTCAACACTGCAAGATGAGAGGTTCCGGGCAAAGTTCTAGAAAATCAGGCAAA GACAAGAGATACACACTGACAATGGAAGACTTGACCCCAGCACTGAGTGAATATGGAATAACTGTCAGAAAACCCCCGTATTTTATTTGA
- the LOC140935186 gene encoding uncharacterized protein: protein MAEVERALIAAKDGDLQTLRSLRRVVPMAADGFGATALHYAARTGQMECVEWLVEAVGISYNVRGTSGATPMHDAAAQGQLECVKYFLANGADVETRDRSGHTALHLAARFGKFEMVKWLTEKVNGYARAKSRNHMTPVHFAASGGHLTCLQLLVFKAGYSSVNDAATDGTTPLYLATQDGNLDCLKYLHSVGGKCDARARDGMLPIHAAAQNGHLDCVGYLIESGQADIDERDTTGATPAHYAAAQGHVNVLKWLNAKGDISSTDTLGGSPLHDAAEQGQFECIRYLVETLDLDVDQKDSEGLTPLHLAKISNHRKCTDYLKIATSRHRFTLCPASCLPFYSSFIQQQTKAQKRQGQTSKRVSQDTSNSFSSFASSDVKVQERNFVSGKPATERSSSIVKEAAPWQQTVNKGILRTKSDSSNRSKVDKGMEQAKMESGSHRSKHAHSVANGNNNLSDSGRKEGSNNSNNNNRSSGESNNIKGSLTKKNSTDNSSSSAAAPGFHGYGSPLYASPQSERVKPLRERQMQPLPHFGDILPAPVEFSESSAYSHGKSQKLEEAEVNTEPNEKSRRSELSKIKGINQRVRFEEDNCKVIVEVQSLENKGNVWETKDKVKAAQVKRIDPGTQESRVKQKQLRDDASHVVSTGSLHRDAERPLSGQFESDLPPWKKQMIINRMRKDKEQERREREKREIEGRKWIGVPSWKIPLLEKREEERLKQEQRWISMPQWKINLLSRRGTEEIYAKYHDSATSLKCTRSEVLQ from the exons ATGGCCGAAGTAGAGCGAGCTCTTATCGCAGCCAAAGATGGCGATCTTCAAACCTTAAGATCACTTCGTCGTGTAGTTCCTATGGCGGCAGATGGCTTTGGAGCGACCGCCCTTCATTATGCTGCCCGAACAGGTCAAATGGAATGTGTTGAATGGCTGGTGGAAGCGGTCGGAATCTCTTACAATGTACGCGGAACAAGCGGAGCTACACCAATGCACGATGCTGCGGCACAAGGACAGCTAGAATGCGTCAAATACTTTCTTGCAAACGGCGCTGATGTAGAGACGAGAGACAGATCAGGGCATACCGCATTGCATTTGGCAGCAAGGTTCGGGAAGTTTGAGATGGTGAAGTGGTTGACTGAGAAGGTGAATGGTTATGCAAGGGCCAAGTCAAGGAATCATATGACACCAGTGCACTTTGCCGCTTCTGGAGGACATCTTACTTGCCTCCAgcttttggttttcaaagctggaTACAG TTCTGTTAATGATGCTGCAACAGATGGAACAACTCCTTTATATCTTGCAACACAAGATGGTAACTTGGATTGCCTAAAGTATCTTCACAGTGTCGGTGGGAAGTGTGATGCAAGAGCCAGAGATGGGATGCTCCCTATTCATGCAGCTGCTCAGAATGGACATCTGGACTGTGTGGGATATCTG ATTGAAAGTGGCCAAGCTGATATAGATGAAAGAGACACAACAGGAGCTACACCTGCTCATTATGCTGCAGCACAAG GACATGTGAATGTTTTGAAATGGCTGAATGCCAAAGGTGACATTTCATCAACTGACACACTTGGTGGCTCACCTCTACATGATGCAGCAGAACAGGGGCAATTTGAG TGCATTAGATACCTAGTTGAAACTCTTGACTTGGATGTCGATCAGAAAGACAGTGAAGGATTGACACCATTACATTTGGCAAAAATAAGCAACCACCGAAAATGCACAGATTATCTTAAGATAGCCACATCAAGG CACAGGTTTACACTTTGCCCAGCCTCATGTCTGCCCTTTTATTCTTCTTTCATTCAACAGCAAACCAAGGCACAAAAACGACAAGGGCAAACCAGCAAACGGGTTAGTCAAGACACTAGCAATTCCTTTTCGTCTTTCGCAAGTTCAGATGTAAAGGTTCAAGAAAGAAACTTTGTTTCTGGTAAACCAGCTACAGAAAGGAGCTCCTCAATAGTGAAGGAGGCAGCTCCTTGGCAGCAAACTGTGAACAAGGGCATCTTGAGGACGAAAAGTGACAGCAGCAACCGCAGTAAAGTGGATAAAGGGATGGAACAAGCAAAGATGGAATCAGGGAGTCACAGGTCAAAACATGCGCACTCTGTTGCTAACGGCAACAACAATTTGAGCGACAGTGGTAGAAAGGAGGGAtctaacaacagcaacaacaacaacagaagcAGCGGAGAAAGCAACAACATCAAAGGAAGTCTAACAAAAAAGAACTCTACAGATAATTCTTCCTCATCTGCAGCAGCACCAGGCTTCCACGGTTACGGATCTCCACTGTACGCCAGTCCGCAGTCAGAACGGGTCAAACCCCTCAGGGAAAGACAAATGCAACCCTTGCCTCATTTTGGTGACATTCTTCCTGCACCGGTCGAATTTTCAGAGTCCTCAG CATATTCCCATGGCAAAAGCCAAAAATTAGAAGAAGCTGAAGTAAATACGGAACCAAATGAAAAATCCCGCCGAAGTGAACTCTCCAAGATAAAAGGGATAAACCAGAGAGTCAGATTTGAAGAAGACAATTGTAAGGTGATTGTGGAAGTCCAGTCCCTGGAAAATAAAGGAAACGTTTGGGAGACAAAGGACAAAGTTAAAGCAGCCCAAGTCAAAAGGATTGACCCAGGGACCCAAGAAAGCCGCGTAAAACAAAAGCAACTTCGTGATGATGCGAGTCACGTGGTCAGTACAGGCAGTCTTCACAGAGATGCCGAAAGACCATTAAGCGGgcagtttgaaagtgatttgccACCATGGAAAAAACAGATGATAATAAATCGAATGCGAAAGGATAAAGAACAGGAAAGGAGAGAACGAGAAAAG AGAGAAATCGAAGGAAGAAAGTGGATCGGTGTCCCTTCATGGAAAATTCCTCTTCTggagaaaagagaagaagagag GTTAAAACAGGAACAGCGCTGGATAAGCATGCCACAATGGAAGATAAATCTCCTGAGTAGAAGAGGTACGGAAGAAATTTATGCTAAATATCACGATTCTGCGACGTCGCTCAAGTGTACAAGGTCAGAGGTCCTTCAGTGA